The DNA segment CGACCGTGTACACGCCGATGGTGAGCCGGGAGGTGCGGACGCCGTTCAGCCGGGCCGCCTCCACGCTGTTGCCGAGCGCGTACACGTGCCGGCCCCAGCCGGTGCCGCTCAGCGCGTAGGCGAACAGCAGGAACAGGGCGATGGTGACCAGCGACCCGTAGGTGATGTCGGTGTGGCCGAGCGGGAAGGTGCCGCCGAGCGCGGTGAGCGGTCCGGGCAGCTCGGTGACCGTCTGCTCCTTGGAGTAGATGTGGGTCAGCGCGAACGCCACGTTCAGCATGCCGAGGGTGACGATGAACGGCGGCAGCGGGATCTTCTCCGTCAACACCCCGTTCAGCAGCCCGAATCCGGCGCACACCAGCAGCCCCAGGCCGATGGCGAGCAGCGGCGGCAGCGTACCCTCGGCCGCCATCCGCGCCATCATGATGCTGCCGAACGCCATCACCGCCCCGCACGACAGGTCGATCCCCGCCGTCAGGATGATCAGGGTCTGCCCGATGGCGAGCGTCCCCACGACCATGACCTGCTGCACGATCAGCGAGAAGTTCCCGCCGGTGAGGAACTGGTCGGTGGAGAAGGAGAAGAAGACACAGGCGATCAGGAGGGCGGCCAGGGGACCGGCGGTGGGTGCCGTGAGCAGTCGGCGCGCCGTGCTCGGCGCCGTGAGCCCGGCGTACGGCGTGGTCGTGGCGGTCATACGACGTCCTTGTCGAAGGGCTTGACGGAGGTCGGGGGACTCGAAGGGGAGGAGCGGGGGCGGCCGGACCGGCGGGGGAGTGGCCGGGCCGGCCGCCCGGTGGAGGGAGCCGGAGGCTCAGCCCCAGCAGTTGTCCAGGCCGTACGCGGTGTCCTTCGCGTCCACCCCGGACTGCGCCTTGTCGGTGATCAGGGTGACGCCGGTGTCGGTGTAACCGGACGCCTTCTTCCCGTCCTTGGCGTACGACACCACAGCCTTCACGCCCTCGGCGGCCATCTTGAGCGGGTACTGCTGCGAAGTCGCCGCGATCTTCCCGTCCTTGACCGCCTTGGTGCCGGTGCAGCCGCCGTCCACGGAGACGATCAGTACGTCCTTCTCGCGGCCCTTGGCCTTCAGCGCGGTGTAAGCGCCCAGCGCCGCGGGCTCGTTGATCGTGTAGACGACGTTGATGCCCGGTTCCTTCTGGAGGCAGTTCTCCATCGCCGTCTGCCCCTTGGTCTGGTCACCGGCGGTGTCCTGGGAGCAGACCACGGAGGGGTCCTTGGCGCCGACCCCGAAGCCCTTGAGGAACCCGTCGTGCCGCTGCACGCCCACCGAGACGCCCGGCGCCAGGTCCAGCGTGGCGATCTTCGCCTTCTTGCCCTTCATCGCCGCCTTGGCGTACTCACCGATCAGCTCGCCCGCCTTCAGGTTGTCCGTGGCGAACAGCGCGTCCACCGCGCTCTGCGGCTCGGTCGGGGTGTCCAGCGCGATCACCAGCACGCCCTTGGCGCGGGCCTTGGCCAGCGCGGGCACGATCGCTTTGGAGTCGCTCGGCGTGATCAGGATGCCCTTCACCCCGGACGCCACCATGTTCTCGATCGCGGTCACCTGACCGGCGTTGTCCCCGTCGAACTTGCCTGCCGCCGTGAGGAGTTGGGCGCCGTTCTCCTTGGCCGACCGCTCCGCGCCCTCCTTCATCTTCACGAAGAACGGGTTGGTGTCGGTCTTGGTGATCAGCCCGACCTTGACCCCGCCCGAACCGGACTTGGACGACCCCGCGCCGGAGCCGGAGCCGCACGCCGTGAGGGCCAGGGCCAGGGCGCCCGTACACGCGGCGACTCTCAGCAGGGACAGGTGCGGACGAGGATTGCGAGACATGAACGACTCCTGCGGGATTGCGAGCGGCGCGGCCGGCATCGGAGCATGCCGTCCCGAGGTGTCATCGTTGACTTATGTCATCGTTGACACGGCATGGCGAGGACTATGGACGGCCCCTCGGGGCGCCGTCAATGCCCTGGGCCTGTCACAAATCGGCAACGCAAACGGCTTCTGCCCTACGTCGTGAATCGGCCAACGGACGCCTGCGCGCGAACCGTTGACGCGCCCCTGTCCCTGCCGCATCATCGACGCACCCGCTCGCTGTCATCGATGACATGAGTCAACGATGACATCTCCCGCCGACGCCAGGGACGACGGCACCGGCGGCCTGCCCACTCCTTCCCGGACCCGTGCGCCCCGCGCGTCACGCTCCGCCGCGGGGCCGACCGCAGCACAGGAGATGTCATGAGCTCCGTACGTGGAGCGCGGCACGCCCGCGCCTGGCTGATCGCGGCGTCACTGGCCGCCTGCGCCCTGGCGGCCACTTCGCTCACCCCGCCGGCGGCCGCCGCCGACACACCGCCGTACACCGAGACCTACCGGCCGCAATTCCACTTCACCCCCGAGAAGAACTGGATGAACGACCCCAACGGTCTCGTGTACTACCAGGGTGAATACCACCTCTTCTACCAGTACAACCCGAACGGCAGCTCCTGGGGCGACATGTCCTGGGGCCACGCGGTGAGCACCGACCTCGTGCACTGGAAGCAGCTCCCGCTCGCGCTGTCCCACGACGACAAGGAGATGGTGTTCTCCGGCAGCGCGGTGGTCGACCGGAACAACACCAGCGGCTTCGGCACCCCGGGCAATCCGCCGATGGTCGCCGCGTACACCAGCGCCTACAAGAGCGGCGGCAAGCAGGCCCAGTCCCTCGCCTACAGCACCGACCGCGGCCGCACCTGGACCAAGTACCAGGGCAACCCCGTACTGGACATCGGCTCCACCGAGTTCCGCGACCCCAAGGTCCAGTGGTACGCGCCCACCAAGAGCTGGCTGATGACGGTCGCGCTGCCCACCGAGCACAAGGTCCGCTTCTACACCTCCAAGAACCTCAAGGACTGGAAGCTGCTGAGCGACTTCGGCCCGGCGGGCGCGACCGGCGGCGTCTGGGAATGCCCGGACCTCTTCCCCCTCGCCGTCGACGGTACCCCGGGCAAGGTCAAATGGGTGCTGGTCACCAACGTCAACCCCGGTGCGGTGGCGGGCGGTTCGGGCACCCAGTACTTCACCGGCGACTTCGACGGCACCCGGTTCACCCCGGACGACGACGGCAGCTACACCCCGCCGTCCGGCACGCCGGTCCAGGACTTCGAGGGGGCCGGCTTCGGCGACTGGAGCGCCACCGGCACCGCCTTCGGTGCCGGCCCCGCGTCCGGCGCGGTGGACGGCCAGCAGACGGTCACCGGGTTCGACGGCAAGGGCCTCGCCAACAGCTTCCACGGCGGCGACCCGAGCACCGGCACCCTTACCTCACCCGGCTTCACGGTGAGCACCCCGTACCTCAACTTCAAGGTCGGCGGCGGCCGACACCCGCACCGACCCGGCACCTCCGTGGACCGGGGCCCCACCCCCGAGGGCACCCTCGTCGCCGACTTCGAGGGCGGCACGTACGGCGGCTGGACCGCGACCGGCGACGCCTTCGGCACCGCACCGGCCACCGGCACCCTCCCCGACCAGCAGCAGGTCTCCGGCTGGCTCGGCGACGGCCTGGTCAACACCTACCTCGGCGGCGACACCGCCACCGGTACGCTCACCTCACCCGAGTTCACCCTCGACAAGGACTACCTCGACTTCCTCGTGGGCGGCGGCAACCACCCCGCCACCTCGGCGAACCGCACCGCCGTCGAACTCCTCGTGGACGGCCGCACCGTCCGCACCACCACCGGCCGCGACGCCGAGGCGCTCGACTGGGCCTCCTGGGACGTGCGCGACCTCAGAGGAAAGCGGGCCCGCGTCCGGATCACCGACGACAACACCGGCCGCTGGGGCCACCTCAACGTCGACCACCTCGTCCTCTCCGACACCCGCGCCCAGGGCCCCACCGACGAGACGGCGGTGAACCTCCTGGTCGACGGACAGGTGGTCCGCAGCGTCACCGGCTCCGACAGCGAGGCGATGGACTGGGCCTCCTTCGACCTGCGCCCCTACCAGGGCCGAACCGCCCGCATCCAGCTGGTCGACCGCAACACCGGCGGCTGGGGCCACATCATGGCCGACAGCTTCACGGCGGCCCAGGCCCCCGCCCGCTCCGCCGTCGACCGCGCCTCCTGGGTCGACTACGGCAAGGACCACTACGCGGCCGTGACCTGGAACGACGCCCCCGACGGCCAGCGGTACATGATCGGCTGGATGGCCGGCCTCGACTACGCGGGCACCACCCCCACCACCCCCTGGCGCAGCGCCCAGACCGTCCCCCGCCGCCTCACCCTGCGCACCGTCGACGGCCGCGCCCGCCTGATCAGCGAGCCGGTACCCGCGCTCTCCACCCTGTGGCGGCAGCCCACCACGACGACGGGCCTCACCGTCACCAGCACCTCCCGCTCCCTGGCCGCCAAGGGCAAGGCCCTCGACATCGACGCCACGTTCTCCGTCCGCGACGCCACCCGCTTCGGCCTCAAGGTCCGCACGGGCAGCGGGGGAGAGGAGACGGTCGTCGGCTACGACCGCACGACCGGCGAGATGTACGTCGACCGCACCCGCTCCGGGTTGACGGACTTCAGCCCGTCGTTCCCCGGAGTACAGCGCGCCCCGCTGAAGCCCCGCGACGGCAAGATCCGGCTCCGGATACTCATCGACTGGTCCTCGGTCGAGGTGTACGGCGGCGACGGCGAGGCGACCATCACCGACCTGGTGTTCCCCGACCCCGCATCCGACGGGGTCCAGGCGTTCGCCGAGGAGGGCTCCGTGAAGCTGGACCGGGTGACGGTACGGCAGATGGGCTCGTACCGGCAGTGAGGCTGTGCGGCCGGGCACTCCTGAGGGTGCCCGGCCGGGCGGCTCGCTACAGGTACGGCCGGGCACCCCCAAGGGGGACGTCGCAAGGCGCGGGCCTCACTGGCCCACCCTCCCGTCAATACGCTCCCGCAGCAGATCGGCGTGGCCGCAGTGCCGTGCGTACTCCTCGACGCGGTGCACCATCAACTCCCGCACGGCGATCTCCTCCCGGCCGATACGTGCCCCGAGGTCGGCAGAGTGCCCGACCAACACAGCATCGGTCGCGGCCTGTTCACGCTCCAGGTCAAGGAACGCCCGCTCGACTGCGTCCTGTTCGCCGACGGCATCCTCGAAGTCCGCGTCCCGCACCCCGTACAGCTTCGGCAGCGGCTCACCCTCGCTGATCCAGTTCCGCCAGTCCCGCTCCACCTCGGCGAGATGCCGGACGAGTCCGAGGAGCGACATGGTCGAGGGGGGTACCGACCGGAGCGCGAGCTGCGCCGGGTCCAGGCCCTCGCACTTCATCCGGAGGGTGAGGCGGTAATTGGTCAGGTAGTCCATCAGGGTGGCCAACTCACCCTCCGGACTGGGCCCTTCACGCGGGTCGACATCCGGATCGGACCACATGTCGGGGTAGACGGTCGCCTCGGTCCATCGCGCGGGCTGCTCAGTCATGGCCCGCATGCTCGCGGATGACCGTCCTTCGGCGCCACCGAGTATCGGCACCCCTCCGGCTGGCAGGGCACGACCGGGAAGCGATGCAGTAACGATGCGACTGGCACCGCACGCTCCGCCGATGTTCACTTACGTACAGTCGAGGGATAGGGGCAGGGCGATGGTCGACCACACCCCACCCACGCGCACGCGCCCGTATTCGAGCCGCGTGACCACGGCCGCCACGGCCCCCCGCCCCGGCCTGCGCGGACGCCTCGGCGACGCCCTCTTCCGCGGAGTGGCGGGCCCCGACGGCCCCGAAAGCCGGCGCCACGTCCACGGCACACCCGGCCCCCGCTGGTTCGCCCCCGACCGCCCGATCCGCGTGGTCCACGGCGACGCGTCCATGTTCCCCGGCGGTCTGGCCGCCCTGCTGCTCCAGTCCCTGCACCCCCTGGCGATGACCGCGGTGGCCGACCACTCCGACTACCGCAACGACCCCTGGGGCCGCCTCGCCCGCACCAGCACCTTCCTCGCCTACACCACCTACGGCGCGGCGGACGACGCCCAGCGAGCCGTCGACCGCGTACGAGCCGTCCACGAGCACATCCGGGGCCGCACGCCGGACGGCGAGCCGTACCACGCCTCCGACCCCCACCTCCTGGCCTGGGTCCACTGCGCCGAGGCGTACTGCTTCCTCACGGCCCACCAGCGCTACGGCAGACACCCGCTGAACGCGGCGGGCCAGGACGCGTACGTGGCCGACATGGCGCGAGTGGCCACCGCGATGGGCGTCGAGCACCCCCCGACATCGCTCCGCGAACTCCGCACCCGCCTGAACTCGTACCGCCCCGAACTACGCCTGACCCCCCAGACCCGCGAAGCAGTCCACTACATCCTCCTCCGCCCACCCCTCCCCAAACCCGTCCTCCCCCCGTACCTCCTCCTCGGCGCCGCAGCCGCCTCCCTCCTCCCCGCCTGGTCCCGCACCCAACTCGGCCTCCCGGTCCTCCCCCGCACAGAACGCTGGTGCGTAGCCCCGGCCGGCGCAGCGGTGACAGCCTTGATCAGATACCTACTCCCACCACCACCGCAGCGCCGCGCCTAGGAAGGCGCGACCGTGCCCCATCCTTCGACCAGCGCCCCCCCGAACGGCAGCCGCCCCTCTCCTCACCCTGCGGACCCGCGTCCGCCGCACATGCCCTCAGGCACGCTCCCCATGCGCAAGAGACGACACGTACTCCCACAGCTCCCCCCGGACCTCCTCCGAGTCCACCCCCGCCCCGATCGGATACGTCGTCGGCCGGGGCCGGCGGTCGTGCCAGAAGAGGCCGTCGGTTTCGGTGGCCTCAGGGGCCGTGCCGAGCCAGACGATCGTGTCGGCGCCCTGGGCAGGGGTGCGGATGATGGGCCGGGTCACCGCGCGGAAGACCGGCATCCACTGCTGGACCCCCTTCGTGTCGGCCCACCCCGGATGCATCGAGTGCACATGCACACCCTGGTCGTGCAGCCGCTCCGCCCACTTCTCGGTCACCACGACCTGGGCCCGCTTGCTCCGGGCGTAGAACTTCTTCGGGCTGTACGACGTCTCCTCGGACTCAGGGTCACCGGCGGAGAGCTGCTGGCTGTACTGCCCTCCCGAGGTCACGTTGATCACCACCGACGGCGCGGAGCGCACGAGCAGCGGCGTCAGCTCCTCGATCAGCACGTAGGGCGCGAGCACATGCGTGGCGAACGTCAGCTCCACCCCGTCCACACTGTGCTGCCGCTCGTCCGGCATCACGCCCGCGTTGTTGACCAGCACGTCCAGCCGGTCCTCCGTCTCCAGGAACCGCGCGGTGAAGTCCCGCAACGCGGCCAGACTGCTGACATCGCACGCGACGGGCCGTACGTCCACGTCGTCGCCCGCCTGCTCCCGCGTGAGCGCCGCGGCCTCCTCGGCGCGCTGCTCGTTGCGGCCGAGCACCCGCACCGAGGCCCCCAGCCTGGCGAAGCCGACGGCGGCCGCGAGACCGACGCCGGACCCTGCGCCGGTGACGAGGACGACCTTGCCGTCCATCCGTTCGGGCTCGTCGGGCCAGTCCGGCAGCGCCTTGCGCAGCAGCAGTCCCGGCCAGCCGTAGCCGAGAACGACGGAACGGTCGAGGGCGGTGTCGATCAGGGAGGTGACACTCATGGCATCCGCAGTACCCGCACCCGCCGTCCTCACACAGCCGAGCGCCCCTCGCCCCACGGATGGGGG comes from the Streptomyces seoulensis genome and includes:
- a CDS encoding sugar ABC transporter substrate-binding protein, translated to MSRNPRPHLSLLRVAACTGALALALTACGSGSGAGSSKSGSGGVKVGLITKTDTNPFFVKMKEGAERSAKENGAQLLTAAGKFDGDNAGQVTAIENMVASGVKGILITPSDSKAIVPALAKARAKGVLVIALDTPTEPQSAVDALFATDNLKAGELIGEYAKAAMKGKKAKIATLDLAPGVSVGVQRHDGFLKGFGVGAKDPSVVCSQDTAGDQTKGQTAMENCLQKEPGINVVYTINEPAALGAYTALKAKGREKDVLIVSVDGGCTGTKAVKDGKIAATSQQYPLKMAAEGVKAVVSYAKDGKKASGYTDTGVTLITDKAQSGVDAKDTAYGLDNCWG
- a CDS encoding GH32 C-terminal domain-containing protein, which produces MSSVRGARHARAWLIAASLAACALAATSLTPPAAAADTPPYTETYRPQFHFTPEKNWMNDPNGLVYYQGEYHLFYQYNPNGSSWGDMSWGHAVSTDLVHWKQLPLALSHDDKEMVFSGSAVVDRNNTSGFGTPGNPPMVAAYTSAYKSGGKQAQSLAYSTDRGRTWTKYQGNPVLDIGSTEFRDPKVQWYAPTKSWLMTVALPTEHKVRFYTSKNLKDWKLLSDFGPAGATGGVWECPDLFPLAVDGTPGKVKWVLVTNVNPGAVAGGSGTQYFTGDFDGTRFTPDDDGSYTPPSGTPVQDFEGAGFGDWSATGTAFGAGPASGAVDGQQTVTGFDGKGLANSFHGGDPSTGTLTSPGFTVSTPYLNFKVGGGRHPHRPGTSVDRGPTPEGTLVADFEGGTYGGWTATGDAFGTAPATGTLPDQQQVSGWLGDGLVNTYLGGDTATGTLTSPEFTLDKDYLDFLVGGGNHPATSANRTAVELLVDGRTVRTTTGRDAEALDWASWDVRDLRGKRARVRITDDNTGRWGHLNVDHLVLSDTRAQGPTDETAVNLLVDGQVVRSVTGSDSEAMDWASFDLRPYQGRTARIQLVDRNTGGWGHIMADSFTAAQAPARSAVDRASWVDYGKDHYAAVTWNDAPDGQRYMIGWMAGLDYAGTTPTTPWRSAQTVPRRLTLRTVDGRARLISEPVPALSTLWRQPTTTTGLTVTSTSRSLAAKGKALDIDATFSVRDATRFGLKVRTGSGGEETVVGYDRTTGEMYVDRTRSGLTDFSPSFPGVQRAPLKPRDGKIRLRILIDWSSVEVYGGDGEATITDLVFPDPASDGVQAFAEEGSVKLDRVTVRQMGSYRQ
- a CDS encoding oxygenase MpaB family protein, yielding MTTAATAPRPGLRGRLGDALFRGVAGPDGPESRRHVHGTPGPRWFAPDRPIRVVHGDASMFPGGLAALLLQSLHPLAMTAVADHSDYRNDPWGRLARTSTFLAYTTYGAADDAQRAVDRVRAVHEHIRGRTPDGEPYHASDPHLLAWVHCAEAYCFLTAHQRYGRHPLNAAGQDAYVADMARVATAMGVEHPPTSLRELRTRLNSYRPELRLTPQTREAVHYILLRPPLPKPVLPPYLLLGAAAASLLPAWSRTQLGLPVLPRTERWCVAPAGAAVTALIRYLLPPPPQRRA
- a CDS encoding DinB family protein, which translates into the protein MTEQPARWTEATVYPDMWSDPDVDPREGPSPEGELATLMDYLTNYRLTLRMKCEGLDPAQLALRSVPPSTMSLLGLVRHLAEVERDWRNWISEGEPLPKLYGVRDADFEDAVGEQDAVERAFLDLEREQAATDAVLVGHSADLGARIGREEIAVRELMVHRVEEYARHCGHADLLRERIDGRVGQ
- a CDS encoding SDR family NAD(P)-dependent oxidoreductase gives rise to the protein MSVTSLIDTALDRSVVLGYGWPGLLLRKALPDWPDEPERMDGKVVLVTGAGSGVGLAAAVGFARLGASVRVLGRNEQRAEEAAALTREQAGDDVDVRPVACDVSSLAALRDFTARFLETEDRLDVLVNNAGVMPDERQHSVDGVELTFATHVLAPYVLIEELTPLLVRSAPSVVINVTSGGQYSQQLSAGDPESEETSYSPKKFYARSKRAQVVVTEKWAERLHDQGVHVHSMHPGWADTKGVQQWMPVFRAVTRPIIRTPAQGADTIVWLGTAPEATETDGLFWHDRRPRPTTYPIGAGVDSEEVRGELWEYVSSLAHGERA
- a CDS encoding ABC transporter permease, encoding MTATTTPYAGLTAPSTARRLLTAPTAGPLAALLIACVFFSFSTDQFLTGGNFSLIVQQVMVVGTLAIGQTLIILTAGIDLSCGAVMAFGSIMMARMAAEGTLPPLLAIGLGLLVCAGFGLLNGVLTEKIPLPPFIVTLGMLNVAFALTHIYSKEQTVTELPGPLTALGGTFPLGHTDITYGSLVTIALFLLFAYALSGTGWGRHVYALGNSVEAARLNGVRTSRLTIGVYTVAGLLYGVAALLLVSRTGVGDPQAGQTDNLDSITAVVIGGTSLFGGRGSVLGTFIGVLIVGVFRNGLQLMGVASIYQTLITGVLVILAVTVDQISRKRAR